In Lolium perenne isolate Kyuss_39 chromosome 5, Kyuss_2.0, whole genome shotgun sequence, the sequence gctcactcacttgtggtagactttgaggtagcctacaaaccttcacaatcttgtcaggagcaaatccacagggcggatgcttccggacctctcttacccacctagggtttccaaggaaccctagagagcaagtttcTTGATGAATATAAGGGGGAataagatttggcttggtagaacagtagatcgggtcctcctctatcgtttccccggagggatttgagtttgggtggaggagaagggaGATCTGAGgtttttggtgtttctaacaatggagtatgagagagagagctcaagaacaacttgtagtgtagtgcctaccccttcagaggtagaagaaggggtatatatagtgtcacttgaaatatggccATTGGCCACTGGCCACCTCAGCTTTTTCCCCgaggaacccggtcaaccggaccagggaccgggccatccggcgcagggcccggtcagaccgggccagggaatggaccagccggtccaaaccggagcgTGGGCCGGACCGAGACCGGATTAGAGAATTGTCGCGCAGTAGTCCTCCCGGATGGCATCAGCGTAGGAGCCGGTTGCCACCGGGGCGCCCGGCCTTGCACCCGATCCGACCGGGCGCCTGACTGGAaccggccggtccaaaccgggcggctgACCGGGCCGTGACCGGGGCAGATCAATGTTCTGTAGTAGTCCTCCCTGATGGCATCAGCGCAggagccggttggcgccggggcgcccggccctgcacccggtccgaccgggcgacTAACCGGAACTGGCCGGCGCAGGGGTCGGTCCGACCAGGTCTCTGACCAGCAAGATGCAGTAgatcctttttgattgttgtcaaagtggggggtctcctttagccttcttgttccattgatacaccatttatgcctctttggctaatacctggaatGAACCTTATAAACATGTATTAGACCAaacactctagcacggtgtcattgttaccaaaataatggataagggtaaaatacccttacaatctcccccttattggtatacgatgacaaaccgagctagggtcacacacacacacacatatatatatatatatatatatatatatatatatatatatatatatatgggaaATAGTCTGCTAACATGGGTGATAGCTATGCATACTCATCTCACCATTGGATCTTCTATAGGGAGCACAATACCAGCCTTAAGGGAGCACACGGCGTCAGCCCTCCCGTTAATAACACAACAAGAATCCACACCATTTTTTTTGCGGTACACAACTTTGTTTGGTGGCATTTTCGTGTTCCACACGCCGACGAAAATGATGTATCAACCACTGTTTTTTTGCACCGCCGACATTTGTTGTTTTATAAACTTTGGAAGCAGGCAAATACcacaaacaaaaatgaaaaccatACCACGGTCCAAAAATCATACCAAAACAACAACCAAGTGTCGGTCACGGTTGTTTATTTTTGAAACAGTTGGAGCAGGCAAATCCCATTCACCAAAATAGCCTACTATTCCACGGCCAATCTATAACAAAATAACAACCAAGCTCGGTCAAGGTTGTGTATTTTTCAAACTGTCCTCATCAGCCAAAATGACAACCATAGCACGGGCAGAAATGGTAGCCGTGTTCTTACTGTCATTTTGGTATTTGTTCTCCAACGACAACATGCGATTATATGTCCACATACCCAGCGTCGTACTCATTCCCAGTTGGCTTGTTTGCTAGACATATAAAGCTTCAAAAATCGTCTTTTCTAAGCACTAGATCCTGATAAGAGTGCAAGTAGCCTCACACGTTATTTTTCATCAACGATGCCGCCGGCCGTTGAGGACGAAGAGCATCATCCAAGTCCCACCAAATCCGCTCGAGCTCTAGTCGCCAGCCTAGGCGACCTGCCAGATGAGATGATTTCAGCTGTCTTGGCCGCTGCAGCTGCCTCCGCCGACTCACCGGCAGACCTTCTCTCCGCTATCATGACGTAAGATACTCCCTGTTTTCATTTGATGTCCCTCATGGTTTTACATTTTTTGCGGCTGGAATCGGAGCCCACACATTTCCCCTCTCACAATGCTCTTTTAAATATAGGTGCTAGAATGTTTTTTCGTTGGGCTGGGGTGCATCAGTCATCAGGAATGCATCCCCCCTCATCGCGATCCATGTGAAATCATGGTGTCTTGGCGCCAAACAATTCTTGCAACGTTTGCAATGACGCCGGGAACCTCGATGCATCATTCATACTTGGGATGGTAAGCTAGAAGTTTCCTTTAACTTTGACAGGATTTTTATTTTTTCGGTGGATATGTGGACGCGAGGTTTGATTCATTGAGGGCGCCATTTGTTTTTCGCAGATCTTGTACCTGGACGGGGAGAACCGCCACGGCAACGTCCTCAACGAGTACTTGTACCTCTCCGGCCGCGTCGACATGCGCGCGGTCGAGACGACCGTCCAGCACCTCACATCGGCTCCGGCGCATGGACCTCAGGACGGAGAACAACCCCTACATCAGCTTCGTCTACACACGCTTCCAGGAGCGCGCCACGGCCGTCTCCCACGGCAACACCGCACGCCTCGCCAGGGCGCGCGGTGACGGCGTCCTGGCTCGCGTCTGCGGCACCATTGCCGCCGACGATAAGCGCCACGAGATAGCCTACGCCCGCATCGTGGAGCATGGCGCACGTGCTGTGTATGACTTCTTCATGCCGCCAGCAAAAAAGAAGGAGGAGCAACATCTCAGATTCGATGATCTGCTGGATGATATGGTGGTCTCCATAATTGTTGATGTTGCTGCATCCGCCGGGTCGCTGGCCGACCTAGCAGGGGTTACCATGATGTAAGATCCTCGCACGCAAGAACAATAGATTATCGTCTCTCTTTTTTTAGGATGCTACTGCAGGTGCA encodes:
- the LOC127303534 gene encoding stearoyl-[acyl-carrier-protein] 9-desaturase, chloroplastic-like, encoding MDLRTENNPYISFVYTRFQERATAVSHGNTARLARARGDGVLARVCGTIAADDKRHEIAYARIVEHGARAVYDFFMPPAKKKEEQHLRFDDLLDDMVVSIIVDVAASAGSLADLAGVTMMCKNVWKLGHNNFVLKKASQLCLTVHARERTPATLTPPIHLAWYANLVILAAVVGCHKEAIYSMAIIVFNSSVDIRESRVILAGAALCVRTASLGQVMRYASLGTRA